A genomic region of Deinococcus sp. KSM4-11 contains the following coding sequences:
- the nspC gene encoding carboxynorspermidine decarboxylase, with product MTVAALILPDVTPVETIDWASIPSPAFVLDESRLRRNLALIEYVQRESGAQIIVAFKGFSMWSAFPLLREHGITGATASSLNEAILAKEEMQGEVHVYAPAYSAEDFPRILELADHLVFNSFSQWARFQPQVLAARAAGKTVHVGIRVNPEYAEVETDLYNPAGPYSRLGVTRREFREDLLDGVDGLHFHTLCEKDSDTLERTLEVLERNFGDFLPRMTWVNFGGGHLMTREGYDLARLIRVVRAFREKWNVHVILEPGSAFGWQTGWLVSSVLDVVHNLKDAALLDVSVSAHMPDVLEMPYRPRILGAGDPPELDHHRETDQGSAGNAYIIGGTTCLAGDVVGEYVFDRALDVGDRVVFDDMIHYTMVKTTFFNGVKHPDIGILHVDGSYERVKSFGYEEFKAKLS from the coding sequence ATGACCGTCGCCGCCCTGATCCTTCCTGACGTGACCCCCGTGGAGACCATCGACTGGGCGTCCATTCCCAGTCCGGCCTTCGTGCTCGACGAATCCCGCCTGCGCCGCAACCTGGCCCTGATCGAATACGTACAGCGCGAGAGCGGCGCGCAGATCATCGTGGCTTTCAAGGGCTTCTCGATGTGGTCGGCGTTCCCGCTGCTCCGCGAGCACGGCATCACGGGGGCGACGGCGAGTTCACTGAACGAGGCGATCCTGGCGAAAGAGGAGATGCAGGGCGAGGTTCACGTATACGCGCCCGCCTACTCGGCTGAGGACTTCCCGAGGATCCTGGAACTGGCGGACCATCTGGTGTTCAACTCGTTCTCGCAGTGGGCCCGCTTCCAGCCGCAGGTGCTGGCCGCGCGGGCGGCCGGGAAGACCGTGCATGTGGGCATCCGCGTCAACCCGGAGTACGCGGAGGTCGAGACCGACCTGTACAACCCGGCCGGGCCGTACTCGCGCCTAGGTGTGACCCGACGCGAGTTCCGCGAGGATCTGCTCGACGGGGTGGATGGCCTGCACTTCCACACGCTGTGCGAGAAGGACAGTGACACGCTGGAACGCACGCTGGAGGTGCTGGAACGCAACTTCGGGGACTTCCTGCCGCGCATGACCTGGGTGAACTTCGGCGGCGGGCACCTCATGACCCGCGAAGGCTACGACCTTGCACGCCTGATCCGGGTGGTGCGCGCGTTCCGCGAGAAGTGGAATGTGCACGTGATCCTGGAGCCGGGCAGCGCCTTCGGGTGGCAGACCGGCTGGCTGGTGAGCAGCGTGCTCGACGTGGTGCATAACCTCAAGGACGCCGCGCTGCTGGACGTGTCCGTCTCGGCACACATGCCCGACGTGCTGGAGATGCCATACCGGCCGCGCATCCTGGGCGCAGGCGACCCGCCGGAACTCGACCACCACCGCGAGACGGATCAGGGTTCGGCGGGAAATGCCTACATCATCGGCGGCACCACCTGCCTGGCAGGGGACGTGGTGGGCGAGTATGTGTTCGATCGCGCGCTGGACGTGGGCGACCGGGTGGTGTTCGACGACATGATCCACTACACCATGGTCAAGACGACCTTTTTCAACGGGGTCAAGCACCCCGATATTGGCATCCTGCACGTGGATGGATCGTACGAGCGCGTGAAGTCGTTCGGCTACGAGGAATTCAAGGCGAAACTCAGCTGA
- a CDS encoding PaaI family thioesterase has translation MMTSPQRTRTYTWGDPLGGADAARRMSGLDYLRAMARGDYPAPPIADSLDFTLAQEDDIQPGRVTFRMTPQEFHYNPIGSVHGGVFATLLDSALGCAIHTRLPAGVGYTTLELSVRYLRPLLAGMGEVRATAEVVSVSRQIATAEARLLDAGDRLCATATTTCLILRPEAARREGATP, from the coding sequence ATGATGACCTCACCGCAGCGCACCCGCACGTATACCTGGGGCGACCCCCTCGGCGGCGCGGACGCGGCCCGCCGAATGAGCGGCCTGGACTACCTGCGGGCCATGGCCCGCGGCGACTACCCCGCTCCACCGATCGCCGACAGCCTGGACTTCACGCTCGCCCAAGAGGACGACATCCAGCCGGGCAGGGTCACCTTCCGCATGACCCCGCAGGAATTTCACTACAACCCCATCGGCAGCGTCCACGGCGGCGTGTTCGCCACGCTGCTTGACTCCGCGCTGGGCTGTGCCATCCACACGCGGCTGCCCGCCGGCGTCGGCTACACCACCCTGGAACTCAGCGTCCGGTACCTGCGGCCCCTGCTGGCCGGCATGGGCGAGGTGCGCGCCACCGCCGAGGTCGTCAGCGTCTCCCGGCAGATCGCCACCGCCGAGGCCCGCCTGCTGGACGCCGGGGATCGCCTGTGCGCCACCGCCACCACCACCTGCCTGATCCTGCGCCCCGAGGCCGCCCGCCGCGAAGGAGCCACGCCATGA
- a CDS encoding YbhB/YbcL family Raf kinase inhibitor-like protein, with product MTHPMKALSLLAVGASLAACAPTTSTMIGGANAGNGGLIPAQRLSVAQPSPSATSMTLRMTSPTLSNGTALPLQNVGSGNGCTGGNASPALNWGGAPDGTVSYVVTMYDPDAPTGSGFWHWIVYNIPASATGLAEGAGSAGGTLPDGAVQLNNDGGSLGYTGACPPPGDRAHRYVITLYALSKTISLPAGASAAYLGFNLNGATLAKTSLTAFYGR from the coding sequence ATGACCCACCCCATGAAAGCCCTGAGTCTGCTTGCCGTCGGTGCCAGCCTGGCCGCGTGTGCGCCCACCACTTCAACCATGATCGGAGGTGCGAATGCGGGCAACGGTGGCCTGATTCCCGCCCAACGCCTCAGCGTGGCCCAGCCCAGCCCGAGTGCCACGTCCATGACCCTGCGGATGACCAGCCCGACCCTCTCGAACGGCACGGCGCTGCCCCTCCAGAACGTCGGCAGCGGCAACGGCTGCACCGGGGGCAACGCCAGCCCGGCCCTGAACTGGGGCGGCGCGCCCGACGGCACCGTGAGCTACGTGGTCACCATGTACGACCCGGATGCGCCCACAGGCAGCGGCTTCTGGCACTGGATCGTCTACAACATCCCCGCAAGCGCCACCGGCCTGGCCGAGGGGGCGGGCAGCGCGGGCGGCACTCTGCCGGATGGAGCCGTTCAGCTCAACAACGATGGCGGCAGCCTCGGCTACACCGGCGCGTGTCCGCCCCCCGGCGACCGCGCCCACCGTTACGTGATCACCCTCTACGCGCTGAGCAAGACCATCAGCCTCCCGGCAGGCGCTTCGGCCGCCTACCTGGGGTTCAACCTGAACGGCGCGACCCTGGCGAAAACGAGCCTGACCGCCTTTTACGGCCGCTGA
- a CDS encoding 2-phosphosulfolactate phosphatase, protein MKLRVDLLPHGQYPDVVMVIDVLRATTTAVTYLERGADALLLTATPDVALGLKLGSQSGTYALGGERGGLPIPGFDFGNSPVEAAAQNFTGRTVVMNTTNGTGAAHTAAQSGKHVFLAALTNAHAAARRARATATEEIAIVCAGTDDRVGLEDVYAAGVLAEYLLAMGEFSIDDGARIALTVRRSGGNPLEALGSSAHGARLASLGLGEDVRFAAGLSTSTLVPTLDTASDPPPGTLRFIGG, encoded by the coding sequence TTGAAACTCCGGGTGGACCTGCTTCCCCACGGACAGTACCCGGACGTCGTGATGGTCATCGACGTGCTGCGCGCCACCACCACCGCCGTGACGTACCTGGAACGCGGCGCGGACGCGCTGCTGCTGACCGCCACGCCCGATGTCGCCCTGGGCCTGAAACTGGGTTCCCAGAGCGGCACCTACGCGCTCGGCGGCGAACGCGGCGGCCTGCCCATTCCCGGCTTCGACTTCGGGAACAGTCCGGTAGAGGCCGCCGCTCAGAACTTCACCGGGCGCACGGTCGTGATGAACACCACCAACGGCACCGGCGCCGCCCATACGGCCGCGCAGAGTGGCAAGCACGTGTTCCTCGCGGCCCTCACCAACGCCCATGCGGCGGCCCGCCGGGCGCGCGCCACCGCCACCGAGGAGATCGCTATTGTGTGTGCCGGAACCGACGACCGGGTGGGGCTGGAGGACGTGTACGCCGCCGGGGTGCTCGCCGAGTACCTGCTGGCGATGGGAGAATTCAGTATCGACGACGGTGCGCGTATCGCCCTGACGGTTCGGCGCAGCGGTGGCAACCCGCTCGAGGCGCTGGGCAGTTCCGCCCACGGCGCCCGCCTGGCCAGCCTCGGTCTGGGCGAGGACGTCCGCTTCGCGGCGGGCCTGAGCACCAGCACCCTGGTGCCCACCCTGGATACGGCCAGCGATCCACCCCCGGGCACGCTGCGCTTCATTGGCGGCTGA
- a CDS encoding hotdog fold thioesterase produces the protein MTETDPRMLSTTDTLIDHLGIQMLEVSGTRVVATMPVEARTHQPMGLLHGGASVALAETVASLGAHLSVADQGLTAVGLEINANHLRGVRSGLVTATATAIHQGRSTQVWQIDIVDGQGRAVCTSRCTLAIIPATRS, from the coding sequence ATGACCGAAACCGATCCCCGGATGCTCAGCACCACCGACACGCTCATCGACCACCTCGGTATTCAAATGCTGGAGGTCAGCGGCACCCGCGTCGTCGCCACCATGCCCGTCGAGGCCCGCACCCATCAGCCCATGGGCCTGCTGCACGGCGGGGCCAGCGTCGCCCTGGCGGAGACTGTCGCCAGCCTCGGCGCCCACCTCAGCGTGGCCGACCAGGGCTTGACCGCCGTGGGGCTGGAAATCAACGCCAATCACCTGCGCGGCGTCCGCAGCGGCCTCGTCACGGCCACGGCCACGGCCATCCACCAGGGCCGCAGTACCCAGGTCTGGCAGATCGACATCGTGGACGGGCAGGGCCGGGCTGTCTGTACGTCGCGCTGCACGCTGGCGATCATTCCCGCCACGCGGAGCTGA
- the rpe gene encoding ribulose-phosphate 3-epimerase has translation MTHDSPEPRRVQLAPSLLSCDFTRLGEELRAIQSADWAHVDVMDGAFVPNISFGLPVLAAARRASNLFMDVHLMIDRPERYLRDFADAGADGLTVHVEATPHIHRAVQLIRELGKKAGVTLNPGTPLEAVRPVLADVDTVLVMSVNPGFGGQKFIPQSLDRIKTLRRWLDDLGSPAELQVDGGVSPTNIRALVNAGATTLVAGSAVFGSDGAAAGLERLREALK, from the coding sequence GTGACTCACGACTCCCCCGAGCCGCGCCGCGTGCAGCTGGCCCCCAGCCTGCTGTCCTGCGACTTCACCCGACTGGGCGAGGAACTCCGCGCCATCCAGAGTGCCGACTGGGCGCACGTGGACGTGATGGACGGCGCCTTCGTGCCGAACATCTCCTTCGGCCTGCCAGTCCTGGCCGCCGCACGCCGCGCCTCGAACCTCTTCATGGACGTGCACCTGATGATCGACCGGCCCGAACGGTACCTGCGCGACTTCGCGGATGCCGGCGCGGACGGTTTGACCGTGCATGTGGAGGCCACGCCGCACATCCACCGCGCCGTGCAGCTGATCCGTGAACTCGGCAAGAAGGCTGGCGTGACGCTCAATCCGGGAACGCCCCTGGAGGCCGTCAGGCCGGTGCTGGCCGACGTGGATACGGTGCTGGTCATGAGCGTGAATCCCGGCTTCGGCGGGCAGAAATTCATTCCGCAGAGCCTCGACCGGATCAAGACCCTGCGCCGCTGGCTGGACGATCTCGGCAGCCCCGCCGAACTTCAGGTCGATGGCGGCGTCAGTCCCACCAACATCCGCGCCCTGGTGAATGCCGGAGCGACCACCCTGGTGGCCGGGAGCGCCGTGTTCGGCTCCGACGGGGCCGCTGCTGGCCTGGAACGCCTGCGTGAGGCCCTGAAGTGA
- a CDS encoding PsbP-related protein has translation MTRTTATLAALLLLGSATAATFTDSKNGFSVTPPSGWDKVDYAGTAVVYMNPVRVKGFGPNLNVIVQTVPAGTTQAQFHQGSLAQIKKYVTGGQIIQVRAVTLGGRPANEVVYTGRQGDFSLYFIAIYAVKGTSAYIVTGTTVLGQQGDMAQKTRAFAASLRITR, from the coding sequence ATGACCCGCACCACGGCCACCCTCGCGGCGCTGCTGCTTCTTGGCAGCGCCACCGCCGCCACGTTCACGGACAGCAAGAACGGCTTCAGCGTCACCCCGCCCAGCGGCTGGGACAAGGTCGACTACGCGGGCACGGCGGTCGTGTACATGAACCCGGTGCGGGTGAAGGGCTTCGGGCCTAACCTCAACGTCATCGTTCAGACCGTTCCAGCCGGCACCACCCAGGCGCAGTTCCACCAGGGTAGCCTCGCGCAGATCAAGAAGTACGTGACCGGCGGCCAGATCATCCAGGTGCGCGCCGTCACGCTGGGTGGCCGCCCCGCCAACGAGGTCGTGTACACCGGCCGTCAGGGGGACTTCAGCCTGTACTTCATCGCCATCTACGCCGTGAAAGGAACCTCGGCGTACATCGTCACCGGCACGACCGTGCTTGGGCAGCAGGGTGACATGGCGCAGAAGACGCGGGCGTTCGCCGCGAGCCTGCGCATCACCCGCTAG
- a CDS encoding DUF4034 domain-containing protein — MTDAAPAPLSLLKTGQYDHLHTYLTALENQFESGQIGEQELLRAFQGFYSFDLTLGEGFQAWTMAHPDTYPLTVAMAAWFLGRGWEARGQMTSNLVSDQGWRALHHFLEQAETCARHATTLTANPLVACTVLGRVSSTRGCDLTLEDVQRQAYPDWFTLGVHHNPRSYALRRSMLLNLRTEWGGSEEHMLTFVRQQQEAGLLSDTDIQRLWAEFHSYVSHHAMHFAKNPAQGVERARLAAELHPAQAEQLFIALTGAKASTADRLDALLRFLTAAEQDATVAPGGNFAWALHNSGDWAIPEAPRIGALLTRAAGAGDPDAAVMLGKLQLTHPNWRLPDALPLLKAARDQGHTEAAETIVYLRRLITNPTESDAAQRRDDVLKAANLLSAQMSWEVYRQFDAYRAQFDLDPRQKYRYLHRAADAGENDARFELAQQLRGGHVEMGDDGVLQPVDTAPLQVSLEYAKHLLERAAGSGHPPSEKLLKRTSEKDWQAATASRLKVQPLAANAATPAAPVGQKMRVPWILLLVVGMAIVRACSHAAGSTPGLHVGLPSPDNSVLAVSATPDAQQAVLLKQLQAGQKLTIDLDGRRVTLSAH; from the coding sequence ATGACCGACGCCGCGCCCGCGCCCCTCTCGCTGCTCAAAACTGGCCAGTACGACCACCTACACACCTACCTGACCGCCCTTGAGAACCAGTTCGAGAGTGGTCAGATCGGGGAACAGGAGCTGCTCCGCGCCTTCCAGGGGTTTTACTCGTTCGACCTGACCCTTGGTGAGGGCTTTCAGGCGTGGACGATGGCCCACCCGGACACCTACCCGCTGACCGTCGCCATGGCCGCGTGGTTCCTGGGCCGCGGCTGGGAAGCGCGCGGCCAGATGACCTCCAATCTCGTCAGCGACCAGGGCTGGCGGGCGCTCCACCACTTTCTGGAACAGGCTGAAACGTGCGCCCGGCACGCCACCACCCTCACCGCGAACCCGCTGGTCGCCTGCACCGTCCTGGGCCGCGTCAGCAGCACCCGGGGCTGCGACCTCACCCTGGAGGACGTGCAGCGCCAGGCGTATCCGGACTGGTTCACGCTCGGCGTGCACCACAACCCGCGCAGTTACGCGCTGCGGCGTTCCATGCTGTTGAACCTGCGGACCGAATGGGGCGGCAGCGAGGAACACATGCTGACCTTCGTGCGCCAGCAGCAGGAGGCCGGGCTGCTCTCCGATACTGACATCCAGCGCCTGTGGGCGGAATTCCACTCGTACGTGTCCCACCACGCCATGCACTTCGCGAAGAATCCGGCACAGGGGGTGGAGCGGGCGCGGCTGGCCGCCGAACTCCATCCCGCTCAGGCAGAACAGCTGTTCATCGCCCTGACCGGCGCGAAGGCGTCCACCGCCGACCGCCTGGACGCCCTGCTCCGCTTCCTGACAGCGGCGGAGCAGGACGCAACCGTCGCGCCCGGGGGCAATTTTGCGTGGGCCCTGCACAACAGCGGCGATTGGGCGATTCCTGAGGCGCCACGCATCGGGGCGCTGCTCACCCGCGCCGCGGGCGCCGGCGATCCGGACGCGGCCGTCATGCTGGGCAAACTGCAGCTCACGCACCCGAACTGGCGCCTGCCGGACGCCCTGCCGCTGCTCAAGGCCGCCCGCGACCAGGGCCACACCGAGGCGGCCGAGACCATCGTGTACCTGCGCCGCCTCATCACAAACCCGACCGAGTCCGATGCCGCGCAGCGGCGTGACGACGTGCTCAAGGCCGCGAACCTCCTGAGCGCTCAGATGAGCTGGGAGGTATACCGGCAGTTCGACGCGTACCGGGCCCAGTTCGACCTCGATCCACGGCAGAAGTATCGGTATCTACACCGCGCCGCAGATGCGGGCGAGAACGATGCCCGGTTCGAACTGGCCCAGCAACTGCGGGGCGGTCACGTCGAGATGGGCGACGACGGCGTCCTGCAGCCCGTGGATACCGCCCCGCTTCAGGTCAGCCTGGAGTACGCGAAACATCTGCTGGAACGCGCGGCGGGCAGCGGGCATCCACCCTCCGAGAAGCTGCTCAAGCGCACGTCCGAGAAGGACTGGCAGGCGGCCACGGCGTCCCGCCTCAAGGTGCAGCCCCTCGCGGCCAACGCGGCCACCCCGGCGGCTCCGGTCGGACAGAAGATGCGGGTGCCGTGGATTCTGCTGCTGGTCGTCGGCATGGCGATCGTCCGGGCGTGCAGTCATGCTGCCGGATCGACACCGGGCCTTCACGTTGGCCTGCCCTCGCCGGACAACAGCGTACTCGCGGTGTCGGCGACCCCGGACGCGCAGCAGGCGGTTCTCCTCAAACAGCTCCAGGCCGGGCAGAAACTCACCATCGACCTGGATGGGCGTCGGGTCACGCTGAGCGCCCACTGA
- the meaB gene encoding methylmalonyl Co-A mutase-associated GTPase MeaB, protein MPHPLTPELLAGNRRALAKAITLAESTRPEHEQQAQTLLAEVLPHAGNSVRVGLTGVPGVGKSTFIEALGVRLADQGRRVAVLAVDPSSARTGGSIMGDKTRMPRLTVHPRAFIRPSPSSGTLGGVARRTREAITLCEAAGYDVILVETVGVGQSETQVAAMTDLFVLLTLPNAGDELQGIKRGIMELADICVVNKADVSPQAAVRAQTELRTALTLLTPHAAPWRPVALRASALTGEGLEAVWETVERYTHATDLTAKRHTQTAQWFDDLLREAAWRAFREGLDTQRLQAVRLQVQAGTLTAVQGVAALLARPA, encoded by the coding sequence ATGCCACACCCGCTGACTCCGGAGCTGCTGGCGGGGAACCGGCGGGCGCTGGCGAAGGCGATCACCCTGGCGGAATCGACCCGCCCGGAGCACGAGCAGCAGGCCCAGACGCTGCTGGCCGAAGTGCTGCCGCACGCCGGGAACTCCGTGCGGGTGGGCCTGACGGGTGTGCCGGGCGTAGGCAAGAGCACCTTCATCGAGGCGCTGGGCGTGCGGCTGGCCGATCAGGGACGGCGGGTGGCGGTGCTGGCCGTGGATCCCAGTTCGGCACGTACGGGCGGCAGCATTATGGGGGACAAGACGCGCATGCCGCGCCTGACCGTGCATCCCCGTGCCTTTATCCGGCCCAGTCCGAGCAGCGGCACGCTCGGCGGCGTGGCCCGGCGCACCCGCGAGGCGATCACACTGTGCGAGGCCGCCGGATACGACGTGATCCTGGTCGAGACCGTGGGCGTGGGCCAGAGCGAGACGCAGGTGGCCGCCATGACGGACCTGTTCGTCCTGCTGACCCTCCCGAACGCCGGGGACGAGTTACAGGGCATCAAGCGCGGCATCATGGAACTCGCCGACATCTGCGTGGTGAACAAGGCCGACGTCAGTCCTCAGGCGGCGGTGCGCGCCCAGACGGAACTCCGCACCGCGCTGACCCTGCTCACGCCGCATGCCGCGCCGTGGCGGCCCGTGGCGCTGCGGGCCTCCGCCCTGACCGGCGAGGGGCTGGAGGCCGTATGGGAGACCGTGGAACGCTATACGCACGCCACCGACCTGACGGCAAAACGCCACACGCAGACTGCCCAGTGGTTCGACGACCTGCTGCGCGAGGCCGCGTGGCGGGCCTTCCGGGAGGGGCTGGACACGCAGCGCCTGCAGGCCGTCCGGCTTCAGGTGCAGGCGGGCACCCTGACGGCCGTGCAGGGAGTGGCCGCGCTCCTGGCACGGCCTGCATGA
- the scpA gene encoding methylmalonyl-CoA mutase produces MTDPTPVDLNAWKALARKDLKGADPATLNRVTPEGLTLKALYTRADVAGLDDDTLPGLLPFTRGPRATMYAARPWTIRQYAGFSTAEASNAFYRRNLAGGQKGLSVAFDLATHRGYDSDHPRVEGDVGKAGVAIDSVEDMKALFDGIPLSEMSVSMTMNGAVLPILAGYIVAGLEQGAQLGQLSGTIQNDILKEFMVRNTYIYPPTPSMRIIADIIEFTSQQMPRFNSISISGYHLQEAGANAALELAYTLADGLEYVRAALGKGLSIDGFAPRLSFFFGIGMNFYTEVAKLRAARLLWSELMGQFHPQNPASLALRTHCQTSGWSLTEQDPYNNVVRTTVEALAAVFGGTQSLHTNAFDEAIGLPTDFSARIARNTQLVIQEETGIPDVIDPWGGSYLMERLTHDLAGKARELMREVEELGGMAKAIESGVPKLRIEESAARKQARIDRGEDVIVGVNKYRPAEATSVDVLDIDNAAVRDSQIARLKQLRASRDGAAVQAALDALEHAARSGEGNLLALSVDAMRARCTVGEVSDALERVWGRHSAEIRTLSGVYAAGYQGDEDFGTLQTEIEQFAAAEGRRPRILVVKMGQDGHDRGAKVIATGFADLGFDVDVGPLFQTPEEAARQAIENDVHVVGVSSQAAGHKTLVPQLIQALRTEGAGDILVVVGGVIPQQDYAALREAGAAGIFGPGTPILESAREVLRLLRERHGQPA; encoded by the coding sequence ATGACTGACCCCACTCCCGTCGACCTGAACGCGTGGAAGGCCCTGGCCCGCAAGGATCTCAAGGGCGCCGACCCCGCCACCCTCAACCGCGTGACGCCTGAAGGCCTGACCCTGAAGGCCCTGTACACCCGTGCGGACGTGGCCGGTCTGGACGACGACACGCTGCCCGGCCTGCTCCCGTTCACGCGCGGCCCACGCGCCACCATGTACGCCGCGCGCCCGTGGACGATCCGGCAGTACGCGGGCTTCAGCACCGCCGAGGCCAGCAACGCCTTCTACCGCCGCAACCTCGCGGGTGGACAGAAGGGCCTGTCGGTCGCCTTCGACCTCGCCACCCACCGGGGCTACGACTCGGATCATCCGCGCGTGGAGGGCGACGTGGGCAAGGCCGGGGTCGCCATCGATTCCGTCGAGGACATGAAGGCGCTGTTCGACGGCATTCCGCTCTCGGAGATGTCGGTGTCCATGACCATGAACGGCGCGGTGCTGCCCATCCTGGCGGGCTACATCGTGGCCGGGCTGGAGCAGGGCGCCCAGCTGGGTCAGCTGTCGGGCACCATCCAGAACGACATCCTGAAAGAGTTCATGGTGCGCAACACCTACATCTACCCACCCACGCCCAGCATGCGGATCATCGCGGACATCATCGAGTTCACGTCCCAGCAGATGCCGCGCTTCAATTCCATCAGCATTTCCGGGTATCACCTTCAGGAAGCCGGGGCGAACGCCGCGCTGGAACTCGCGTACACCCTCGCGGACGGCCTGGAGTACGTGCGGGCCGCGCTAGGCAAGGGGCTTTCCATCGACGGGTTCGCCCCCCGCCTGAGCTTCTTCTTCGGGATCGGCATGAACTTCTACACCGAGGTCGCCAAACTGCGGGCCGCGCGGCTGTTGTGGAGCGAGCTGATGGGCCAGTTCCATCCCCAGAATCCCGCCAGCCTCGCCCTGCGCACGCACTGTCAGACGAGCGGCTGGAGTCTGACCGAGCAGGACCCGTACAACAACGTCGTCCGCACGACCGTCGAGGCGCTGGCGGCCGTGTTCGGCGGCACGCAGAGCCTGCACACGAACGCCTTCGACGAGGCCATCGGCCTGCCCACCGACTTCAGCGCCCGCATTGCCCGCAACACGCAACTGGTCATTCAGGAGGAGACTGGCATCCCGGACGTGATCGACCCGTGGGGCGGCAGCTACCTGATGGAACGCCTGACGCACGATCTGGCCGGGAAGGCGCGGGAGCTGATGCGTGAGGTTGAGGAGCTGGGAGGCATGGCCAAGGCCATCGAGAGCGGCGTGCCGAAACTCCGGATCGAGGAATCGGCGGCCCGCAAGCAGGCCCGGATCGACCGGGGCGAGGACGTGATCGTCGGCGTGAACAAGTACCGCCCGGCGGAGGCGACCAGCGTGGACGTGCTGGACATCGACAACGCCGCCGTGCGGGACTCGCAGATCGCCCGGCTGAAGCAGCTCCGGGCCAGTCGTGACGGCGCGGCCGTGCAGGCGGCCCTCGACGCCCTGGAACACGCGGCCCGCTCGGGCGAGGGCAACCTGCTGGCCCTGAGCGTGGACGCCATGCGGGCCCGCTGCACGGTGGGCGAGGTCAGCGACGCCCTGGAACGCGTGTGGGGGCGCCACTCGGCCGAGATCCGCACGCTGAGCGGCGTGTACGCGGCCGGGTATCAGGGCGACGAGGACTTCGGAACCCTGCAGACCGAGATCGAACAGTTCGCCGCCGCCGAGGGCCGACGCCCGCGCATTCTGGTCGTGAAGATGGGCCAGGACGGGCACGACCGGGGAGCGAAAGTCATCGCCACCGGCTTCGCCGACCTGGGCTTCGACGTGGACGTCGGCCCGCTGTTCCAGACGCCCGAGGAGGCCGCGCGGCAGGCCATCGAGAACGACGTCCATGTCGTGGGGGTGAGTTCACAGGCCGCCGGCCACAAGACGCTGGTGCCCCAGCTGATCCAGGCGCTCCGAACCGAGGGCGCGGGCGACATCCTGGTCGTCGTGGGCGGCGTGATTCCGCAGCAGGATTACGCGGCGCTGCGTGAGGCGGGCGCGGCGGGCATCTTCGGGCCGGGCACGCCCATCCTCGAGAGTGCGCGCGAGGTGCTGCGGCTGCTGAGGGAACGGCATGGGCAGCCCGCCTGA
- a CDS encoding DNA-3-methyladenine glycosylase has product MTEPLRPDHFDADPVRLARDLLGGTLIRVTAQGARLTGRIVEVEAYDCPRDPACTAGRFHAARSADMAIAPGHWLFWMAHGHPLLQVSCRPLGVAASVLIRAIEPLEGLGHMLTNRPVTRERDLTNGPAKLVYALGLEPARVAGTVVNSSALHLHRPPVAVPDGAVEVTARIGIREGRTLPWRFVLRGNPWVSPATPSMELASVPAD; this is encoded by the coding sequence ATGACGGAGCCGCTGCGCCCGGATCACTTCGATGCCGATCCGGTTCGTCTGGCACGTGACCTGCTTGGAGGGACGCTGATCCGCGTCACGGCGCAGGGCGCCCGGCTGACGGGCAGGATCGTGGAGGTCGAGGCGTACGACTGTCCACGCGATCCCGCGTGTACGGCCGGGCGCTTCCATGCCGCGCGTTCCGCCGACATGGCCATCGCGCCGGGCCACTGGCTGTTCTGGATGGCGCACGGGCACCCGCTCCTGCAGGTGTCGTGCCGCCCCCTGGGTGTGGCCGCCAGCGTGCTGATCCGGGCCATCGAGCCGCTGGAGGGGCTGGGGCACATGCTCACGAACCGGCCCGTGACGCGCGAGCGTGACCTGACGAACGGCCCGGCCAAGCTGGTCTACGCCCTGGGACTGGAGCCTGCGCGGGTGGCCGGAACCGTGGTGAATAGTTCGGCGCTGCACCTGCACCGGCCACCGGTCGCCGTCCCAGACGGAGCGGTCGAGGTCACGGCCCGGATCGGCATCCGGGAGGGCCGCACCCTGCCGTGGCGCTTCGTGCTGAGGGGAAACCCATGGGTATCGCCCGCGACACCGAGCATGGAACTGGCCTCGGTGCCGGCCGACTAG